A genomic segment from Bacillus cereus G9842 encodes:
- a CDS encoding response regulator aspartate phosphatase, with translation MSVDIISKEEITKLLNEWYQAMISQRVLQSQKIKEDIANKINNIKEDQTILVYYALLNARYKLLIRDMDSTKDILDKIEPLPESTETFLEYYHHLFKAIYAINKANHSEARMQFEKAETFLEYMHDEIEKAEFNYWLAVHYYHVLKPILAVQFATKANEVFSISPGYELKTAACLNTLGMAHIRLNEFESAEEYLLSALGTFQKSNDELLIKRVKHNLGLLYASQNMPELAIKHLEDSLENNAKTMFLLAREHFKLGYSHIANEYIENGYKISDLCYRHHFRILKAVHNYVPQEELENVVIEGISYFEKEELYDWVKEYASLLGERFYGSENHRKASKYLHIALDADKKSIERRALK, from the coding sequence ATGAGTGTTGACATTATTTCTAAAGAAGAAATCACAAAATTATTAAACGAATGGTATCAAGCTATGATTTCACAACGTGTATTACAGTCTCAGAAAATAAAAGAAGATATTGCAAATAAAATCAATAATATTAAGGAAGACCAAACAATATTAGTCTACTACGCTTTATTGAATGCACGGTATAAACTGCTAATTCGGGATATGGATAGTACAAAAGATATTCTGGACAAAATCGAGCCTTTACCAGAGTCTACAGAAACATTTTTAGAGTACTATCATCATTTATTTAAAGCAATTTACGCTATTAATAAAGCAAACCATAGTGAAGCAAGAATGCAATTTGAAAAAGCTGAAACGTTTTTAGAGTACATGCATGATGAAATTGAAAAAGCTGAATTTAATTATTGGCTTGCAGTCCATTACTATCACGTATTAAAACCGATCCTAGCAGTTCAATTTGCTACAAAGGCGAATGAAGTATTTTCAATTAGTCCAGGGTATGAATTAAAAACTGCAGCATGCTTAAATACTTTAGGAATGGCACACATTCGACTAAATGAATTCGAAAGTGCAGAGGAATATTTACTTTCAGCACTAGGTACCTTCCAAAAATCTAATGATGAACTTCTTATTAAACGAGTTAAGCATAATTTAGGACTTTTATACGCAAGTCAAAACATGCCAGAGTTAGCAATTAAACACTTAGAGGATTCATTAGAAAATAACGCTAAAACTATGTTTCTTTTAGCAAGAGAACATTTTAAGTTAGGTTATAGTCATATCGCTAATGAATATATTGAGAATGGCTATAAGATTAGCGACTTATGTTATCGTCATCATTTCCGAATTTTAAAAGCAGTACATAACTATGTACCGCAAGAAGAATTAGAAAATGTGGTTATAGAAGGTATTTCGTATTTTGAAAAAGAAGAATTATATGATTGGGTAAAAGAATATGCTTCTCTTTTAGGTGAAAGATTCTATGGTTCAGAAAATCACAGAAAAGCAAGCAAGTATTTGCACATCGCTTTAGATGCAGACAAAAAGAGCATAGAAAGAAGGGCGCTAAAATGA
- a CDS encoding HD domain-containing protein — protein MTKQEKIQKTITFVKHILEKDASGHDWYHIERVHKLAISLSEQEGGNRFIIEMAALLHDVADEKLNESEAAGMKKVSDWLEELRVEEEESKHILHIIANMSYKGGHGGTVESLEGKIVQDADRLDALGAIGIARTFAYGGAKGRLMYDPTIPPREEMTKEEYRKNNDPSLNHFYEKLLKLKDLMNTNAAKQEAEIRHRYMEQFIEQFMKEWNAQI, from the coding sequence ATGACAAAACAAGAAAAAATCCAAAAAACAATTACTTTTGTAAAACATATTTTAGAAAAAGATGCGAGTGGGCATGATTGGTATCATATTGAGCGTGTACATAAACTGGCGATTTCTTTATCTGAGCAAGAAGGTGGAAATCGTTTTATAATTGAAATGGCAGCATTACTTCACGATGTGGCAGATGAAAAGCTAAATGAAAGTGAAGCAGCAGGAATGAAAAAAGTTTCTGATTGGTTAGAAGAGTTACGTGTTGAAGAAGAGGAAAGTAAACATATTCTTCATATCATCGCCAATATGTCTTATAAAGGTGGCCATGGCGGCACAGTAGAGTCACTTGAAGGGAAAATTGTTCAAGATGCGGATCGTTTAGATGCTCTTGGTGCAATTGGAATTGCTCGTACATTTGCATATGGCGGGGCAAAAGGGAGATTAATGTATGACCCAACTATTCCGCCGCGTGAAGAAATGACGAAAGAAGAGTATAGAAAAAATAATGATCCATCTTTAAATCATTTTTATGAAAAACTTTTGAAATTAAAAGATTTAATGAATACGAATGCAGCAAAACAAGAGGCTGAAATTCGTCATCGTTACATGGAACAGTTTATTGAACAATTTATGAAAGAGTGGAATGCACAAATATGA
- a CDS encoding ABC-F family ATP-binding cassette domain-containing protein, protein MKMLTVENLSKSYGEKPLFDGLSCSITEGQRVGIIGVNGTGKSTLLKIIAGLETPDTGDMTHSRGYTISYLSQQPDFDEKLTVLEQVFHGDTPLIRLLRDYEKALLNIEKDPSNEKVQEQLFAVQQRMDAMSAWEANANAKSLLTKLGITDFTAIVGNLSGGQKKRIAMAQCFIETPDLLILDEPTNHLDHETVEWLEEYLARYTGAVLLVTHDRYFLDRVTNRIFELDNGKLYSYEGNYSTFLEAKALREEQELAQESKRQNLYRRELAWIRRGAKARSTKQKARIQRFDELKEQEGPAAKQSVDIALSGSRLGKKVLELKDVTKKFGDKTVLHNFNHIVKPGDRIGIIGANGSGKSSLLNMLAGKLSPDSGEVEVGQTVKVAYYTQENEEMNLNQRMIEYIKEIAEVIHTTDGKVIGASQMLERFLFPTHSHGTPLGKLSGGERRRLYLLRILMGEPNVLLLDEPTNDLDTQTLTVLEDYLEDFPGVVLTVSHDRYFLDKVVDELFIFTGGGEVREFLGSYTDYLEMEKTRELMEKAEVQKEKKVVEEAPKQQRKRKLSYNEQREWETIEDTIAELEEKIESIGEELAKVGSDFTKAQELSEAQQKTEEELEKKMERWSELSDIVEGLK, encoded by the coding sequence ATGAAAATGTTAACTGTGGAGAACTTATCAAAATCATATGGAGAAAAGCCGTTATTTGATGGATTATCATGTAGTATTACAGAAGGACAACGTGTCGGAATTATTGGTGTAAACGGAACTGGTAAATCGACATTATTAAAAATTATTGCAGGATTAGAAACTCCTGATACAGGTGATATGACGCATTCACGTGGGTATACAATTAGTTATTTATCACAGCAACCAGATTTTGATGAAAAACTAACAGTATTAGAGCAAGTGTTCCATGGTGATACACCTTTAATTCGTCTTCTTCGTGATTATGAAAAAGCGCTATTAAATATTGAAAAAGATCCAAGTAATGAAAAAGTACAGGAACAATTATTTGCAGTGCAGCAACGTATGGATGCAATGAGTGCATGGGAAGCAAATGCAAATGCGAAATCTCTTCTAACGAAATTAGGAATTACAGATTTCACTGCAATTGTTGGAAATTTATCTGGTGGACAGAAAAAACGTATCGCAATGGCACAATGTTTTATTGAAACACCTGATTTATTAATTTTAGACGAGCCTACGAACCATCTTGACCATGAGACAGTTGAATGGTTAGAAGAATATTTAGCAAGATATACAGGTGCGGTATTACTTGTAACCCATGATCGTTATTTCTTAGATCGTGTGACGAACCGTATTTTTGAATTAGATAATGGTAAATTATATAGCTACGAAGGAAACTATAGTACATTTTTAGAAGCGAAAGCACTTCGCGAAGAGCAAGAATTGGCACAAGAATCCAAACGCCAAAATTTATATCGTCGTGAACTTGCTTGGATTCGTCGTGGTGCAAAAGCCCGTTCTACGAAACAAAAGGCGCGTATTCAGCGTTTTGATGAGCTAAAGGAACAAGAAGGACCAGCTGCAAAACAGTCAGTTGATATTGCACTAAGTGGAAGTCGTCTAGGAAAGAAAGTACTTGAGTTAAAAGATGTAACGAAAAAATTTGGCGATAAGACGGTATTACATAATTTTAATCATATTGTGAAACCAGGTGATCGTATTGGAATTATTGGGGCGAACGGAAGCGGGAAATCTTCTCTATTAAATATGCTTGCAGGTAAGTTATCTCCTGATAGTGGTGAAGTTGAAGTAGGACAAACTGTAAAAGTTGCTTATTATACGCAAGAAAATGAAGAGATGAATTTAAATCAGCGTATGATTGAATACATTAAAGAGATTGCAGAAGTTATTCATACAACAGATGGAAAAGTAATTGGTGCATCTCAAATGTTAGAACGTTTCTTATTCCCGACTCATTCACATGGTACACCGCTTGGTAAACTATCTGGTGGTGAAAGAAGACGTTTATATTTATTACGTATTTTAATGGGAGAACCAAACGTACTTTTACTTGATGAACCTACGAACGATCTAGATACACAAACATTAACAGTACTAGAAGATTATTTAGAAGATTTCCCAGGTGTCGTTTTAACTGTATCGCATGACCGTTACTTCTTAGATAAGGTAGTAGATGAACTGTTCATCTTTACTGGCGGAGGCGAAGTGCGTGAGTTCCTAGGTAGTTATACAGATTATTTAGAAATGGAAAAAACGAGAGAACTTATGGAGAAAGCGGAAGTTCAAAAAGAGAAAAAAGTAGTAGAAGAAGCTCCAAAACAACAACGTAAACGTAAACTTTCATACAATGAGCAGCGTGAATGGGAAACGATTGAAGATACAATTGCCGAACTTGAAGAGAAAATTGAGTCAATTGGGGAAGAACTTGCGAAAGTTGGATCTGACTTCACAAAGGCACAAGAATTATCTGAAGCACAGCAGAAAACAGAAGAAGAGCTAGAAAAAAAGATGGAAAGATGGAGTGAACTATCAGACATCGTTGAAGGATTAAAATAA
- a CDS encoding Bax inhibitor-1/YccA family protein, with amino-acid sequence MRTSNPMLKKEAFRKEGASASAMTIGGTVGKTFIMLILLLATSVYSYIQMMQGTMKMPVLIGALIVAAIIAFASMFFPRISPFGAPIYAAVEGVVLGSISAVYTMKFGDSIVLNAVLLTISILFAMLVLYATRVVKVTDKFRTGVMAATLGIMVMYLVVFLLNMFGVTVPYIHQGGTIGIIISAVVIVVAALNLLLDFDLIENGVRSQAPKYMEWYTAMGLMLTLVWLYLEILRFVSYFTKND; translated from the coding sequence ATGAGAACATCTAATCCAATGTTGAAAAAAGAGGCATTCCGTAAAGAGGGAGCAAGCGCTTCTGCGATGACGATTGGCGGAACAGTAGGCAAAACGTTCATTATGCTTATCTTGCTACTTGCAACGTCTGTCTATTCATACATACAAATGATGCAGGGGACGATGAAGATGCCAGTATTAATTGGTGCTTTAATCGTTGCGGCAATCATCGCATTTGCGTCTATGTTCTTCCCGCGTATTTCACCTTTTGGTGCACCAATCTATGCAGCGGTAGAAGGGGTTGTGTTAGGAAGTATTTCAGCAGTTTATACAATGAAATTTGGCGATTCTATCGTTTTAAATGCTGTATTACTAACAATCTCAATTCTATTTGCAATGTTAGTGTTATATGCAACACGCGTAGTAAAAGTAACGGATAAATTCCGTACAGGCGTTATGGCAGCAACACTTGGAATTATGGTTATGTATTTAGTCGTATTCCTACTAAATATGTTTGGTGTAACTGTTCCATACATTCACCAAGGTGGTACAATCGGTATTATTATTAGTGCAGTTGTTATCGTAGTTGCTGCATTAAACTTATTACTAGATTTCGATTTAATCGAAAATGGTGTACGTAGTCAAGCTCCGAAATATATGGAGTGGTATACTGCGATGGGACTAATGCTTACATTAGTATGGTTATACTTAGAAATTCTTCGTTTCGTTTCTTACTTTACGAAAAATGACTAA
- a CDS encoding DUF4318 domain-containing protein: protein MMKEKKVIMKKLFSKSFFIELDDALTYPSSKVITSAIERYAAECNERLKFESKVKPITFYLENVMYRAEIKMARGGYYISCTEV, encoded by the coding sequence ATGATGAAAGAGAAGAAAGTGATTATGAAAAAGCTATTTTCTAAAAGTTTTTTCATAGAACTAGATGATGCTTTAACGTATCCATCATCAAAAGTCATTACTTCAGCAATAGAGAGATATGCGGCTGAATGCAATGAAAGACTAAAATTTGAGAGTAAAGTTAAACCGATTACTTTCTACTTAGAAAATGTAATGTACCGTGCTGAAATAAAGATGGCTCGCGGAGGATATTACATATCTTGTACTGAAGTGTAA
- a CDS encoding single-stranded DNA-binding protein, producing MMNRVVLIGRLTKEPELYYTKQGVAYARICVAVNRGFRNSLGEQQVDFINCVVWRKSAENVAEYCKKGSLVGITGRIQTSNYDDEQGKRIYRTEVVIESITFLERRREGAS from the coding sequence ATGATGAATCGAGTTGTATTAATCGGTAGATTGACAAAGGAGCCAGAATTATACTACACAAAACAAGGCGTCGCTTATGCACGAATATGTGTTGCGGTGAATAGAGGATTTCGAAATAGTTTAGGTGAACAACAAGTCGATTTTATTAATTGTGTCGTTTGGCGCAAATCGGCTGAGAATGTAGCTGAATATTGTAAGAAGGGATCGCTCGTTGGGATTACAGGGCGTATTCAGACTAGTAATTACGATGATGAACAAGGCAAGAGAATATATAGAACTGAAGTTGTGATTGAGAGTATTACCTTTTTGGAGAGAAGGCGGGAGGGGGCATCGTAA
- a CDS encoding AAA family ATPase, with protein sequence MKKFVLIFGPQAVGKMTVGQELAKMTNLKLFHNHMTIDLLEPLYGFSSEMWRLTHLFRKEIFQSFSKSEHYGMIFTYVWAFNEKNDWDDVESICNIFRSQGVDIYFVELEADVEERLQRNKTPHRLEHKPTKRNIEQSEQNLLSTFENFRLNSREGEITEKNYIRINNTNLNATEVAEIIKKEFQL encoded by the coding sequence ATGAAAAAGTTTGTTTTGATATTTGGGCCACAAGCAGTTGGGAAAATGACAGTTGGACAAGAACTAGCAAAGATGACTAATTTAAAATTATTTCATAACCATATGACAATTGATTTATTGGAGCCATTGTATGGATTCTCTTCGGAAATGTGGCGATTGACCCATCTTTTTCGAAAGGAAATATTTCAATCATTTTCAAAGAGTGAACATTATGGAATGATTTTCACATACGTATGGGCGTTTAATGAAAAGAACGATTGGGATGATGTTGAAAGTATATGTAATATTTTTCGTTCCCAAGGGGTTGATATTTATTTTGTTGAATTAGAAGCTGATGTAGAAGAAAGACTTCAACGAAATAAAACACCTCATCGACTTGAACATAAGCCAACGAAAAGAAATATTGAACAATCTGAACAAAATTTATTAAGCACATTTGAAAATTTTAGATTAAATTCAAGAGAAGGAGAAATTACAGAGAAAAATTATATAAGAATCAATAATACGAATTTAAATGCTACAGAAGTAGCTGAAATTATAAAGAAAGAATTTCAGCTATAG
- a CDS encoding conserved virulence factor C family protein, whose product MKIKAIEPTPSPNTMKVILNEVLPSGARNNYTNENKEQAPMQVQEILKIEGIKGVYHVADFLAVERNAKYDWKVLLQQVRAVFGEEVLEESEEQQLAHFGEVKVFVQMFFTIPMQVKLTDGTTEERVGLPDRFKESIMKVQMSAPNVVKERKWVEQSTRYGNFEEIGKEVVEEIVAAYSEERINETVKELLNQAGAVEVTIQKREPYKVTEEMMKDSDWKNRFAALEQMDPTEEDIPVLKMALDDEKVSIRRLATAYLGMVKGDEVLPLLYKALLDRSVSVRRTAGDCLSDVGDPAAMFVMIKSLKDPSKLVRWRAAMFLFELGDESAIPALKAAQDDPEFEVAMQARLALERIEGGEEAKGSVWKQMTESRKGE is encoded by the coding sequence GTGAAGATTAAAGCAATTGAACCGACGCCAAGTCCAAATACAATGAAAGTTATTTTGAATGAAGTATTACCATCAGGAGCGCGTAATAATTATACTAATGAAAATAAAGAACAAGCACCAATGCAAGTGCAAGAAATTTTGAAAATTGAAGGCATTAAAGGTGTGTATCATGTAGCCGACTTTTTAGCAGTGGAGCGAAATGCGAAGTATGACTGGAAAGTTTTATTACAACAAGTTCGTGCTGTTTTCGGCGAAGAAGTATTGGAAGAAAGTGAAGAACAACAACTTGCTCATTTTGGAGAAGTGAAAGTGTTTGTTCAAATGTTCTTTACAATTCCAATGCAAGTAAAGTTAACAGATGGAACGACGGAAGAACGTGTTGGTTTACCAGATCGTTTTAAAGAATCAATTATGAAAGTGCAAATGTCTGCACCAAACGTTGTAAAAGAGCGTAAATGGGTAGAACAAAGTACACGTTACGGTAATTTTGAAGAAATCGGGAAAGAAGTAGTGGAAGAGATTGTTGCTGCTTATTCAGAAGAACGTATAAATGAAACGGTTAAAGAATTATTAAATCAAGCAGGTGCTGTTGAAGTAACGATTCAAAAGCGTGAGCCATATAAAGTAACAGAAGAGATGATGAAAGATTCTGACTGGAAAAACCGTTTTGCAGCATTAGAACAAATGGATCCTACTGAAGAAGATATTCCAGTGTTGAAGATGGCGTTAGATGATGAAAAAGTTTCAATACGCCGCTTAGCAACAGCGTATTTAGGTATGGTAAAAGGTGATGAAGTATTACCGTTATTATATAAAGCGTTGTTAGATCGCTCTGTAAGTGTTCGCCGTACTGCAGGAGATTGTTTATCAGATGTAGGTGATCCGGCAGCGATGTTCGTTATGATTAAATCTCTGAAAGATCCAAGCAAATTAGTACGCTGGCGTGCAGCGATGTTCTTATTTGAACTTGGAGATGAAAGTGCGATTCCAGCATTAAAAGCAGCGCAAGATGATCCAGAGTTTGAAGTAGCGATGCAAGCACGTCTAGCATTAGAGCGTATTGAAGGCGGAGAAGAAGCAAAAGGTTCTGTATGGAAACAAATGACGGAGTCACGTAAAGGGGAATAA
- a CDS encoding thiol-disulfide oxidoreductase DCC family protein: MIVFYDSWCPMCTAVAERTKKLDKKGKMKFVSFRNEDVVEKYELSQELQSKMEQRLYIFKNNKWYDGIQSIDVLAKAVPSYWFAVPFIKLSIVLGFGSKVYDYIANNRKLVPVGHCRGGVCEIPTKK; the protein is encoded by the coding sequence ATGATTGTTTTCTATGATAGTTGGTGTCCGATGTGTACGGCCGTTGCAGAACGTACGAAAAAATTAGATAAAAAGGGTAAGATGAAATTTGTTTCATTTCGAAATGAAGATGTAGTTGAGAAGTATGAGCTTTCTCAAGAACTACAAAGTAAGATGGAACAAAGACTGTATATTTTTAAAAATAATAAGTGGTATGACGGTATTCAGAGCATAGATGTATTAGCAAAGGCCGTTCCATCTTATTGGTTTGCAGTTCCTTTTATAAAGCTATCTATCGTACTTGGTTTTGGAAGTAAAGTATACGATTATATCGCTAATAATAGAAAACTTGTTCCAGTGGGACATTGCCGCGGTGGGGTTTGTGAAATCCCTACAAAAAAATGA
- a CDS encoding BrxA/BrxB family bacilliredoxin: MSNAYEEYMRQMVIPMRQELVRSGFEELTTEEAVTEFMENTSGTTLVVVNSVCGCAAGLARPSAGQAVVRAEKQPDHLVTVFAGQDKDATAKMREYFGEIPPSSPSMALLNGKEVVHFIHRHEIEGATMDEIITNLEQAFEKNC; encoded by the coding sequence ATGTCAAATGCTTATGAAGAATACATGCGCCAAATGGTAATCCCAATGCGCCAAGAGTTAGTGCGTTCTGGGTTTGAAGAGTTAACTACAGAAGAAGCTGTAACAGAATTTATGGAAAATACATCAGGTACAACTTTAGTAGTTGTAAACTCTGTTTGTGGTTGTGCAGCTGGTTTAGCACGTCCATCAGCAGGTCAAGCGGTTGTTCGTGCTGAAAAACAACCTGATCATCTTGTAACTGTATTCGCAGGTCAAGATAAAGATGCTACCGCAAAAATGCGTGAATACTTCGGAGAAATCCCTCCATCTTCACCATCTATGGCATTATTAAATGGAAAAGAAGTTGTTCACTTCATTCACCGTCATGAAATTGAAGGTGCAACTATGGACGAAATTATTACGAACTTAGAGCAAGCTTTCGAAAAGAATTGCTAA
- a CDS encoding class I SAM-dependent methyltransferase has translation MIVTTAGRTNKEMTAYAKEVAEELNRSFILRNDIPVHKLHEQYEQDVLVVGKNRLAIYPKGTEESFFFHPNSAMFRVKRLMRGEHDPFVQAAKLESGMTVLDCTLGMASDSIVASYVVGESGTVTGLEGNEYMAYIMKNGLKTWSSSVSEIDEAMQRILVKQTEHFSFLAQCEDDSYDVVYLDPMFEETVIESDGIKGLKHFALYHDITDETIAEAKRVARKRVVLKDHFRSSRFEKHNFHVYKRKSAKFHFGVIDPC, from the coding sequence ATGATAGTAACAACAGCAGGAAGAACAAATAAAGAAATGACAGCATATGCAAAGGAGGTAGCAGAAGAATTAAATCGTTCTTTTATTTTACGTAATGATATACCAGTGCATAAATTACATGAGCAGTATGAACAAGATGTACTTGTCGTAGGAAAGAACCGATTAGCTATTTATCCGAAAGGTACGGAAGAATCATTTTTCTTTCATCCGAACTCAGCGATGTTTCGTGTGAAAAGGTTAATGCGTGGAGAGCACGATCCGTTTGTACAAGCTGCTAAATTAGAGAGCGGAATGACAGTGTTAGATTGTACGCTCGGTATGGCATCAGATAGTATTGTAGCTAGTTATGTTGTTGGTGAAAGTGGAACAGTAACAGGACTTGAAGGCAATGAATATATGGCTTATATCATGAAAAATGGTTTGAAAACATGGTCTTCATCTGTTTCTGAAATCGATGAAGCAATGCAAAGAATCCTAGTAAAGCAAACGGAGCATTTTTCATTTTTAGCGCAATGTGAAGACGATAGTTACGATGTCGTTTACCTTGATCCTATGTTTGAAGAAACTGTCATAGAATCTGACGGAATTAAAGGATTAAAACACTTCGCTTTGTATCATGATATTACTGATGAAACAATTGCGGAGGCGAAGCGAGTGGCGAGAAAGCGTGTCGTATTAAAAGATCATTTCCGTAGTTCTAGATTTGAAAAACACAATTTTCACGTATACAAAAGAAAAAGTGCTAAGTTTCACTTTGGTGTAATTGACCCTTGCTAA
- the argS gene encoding arginine--tRNA ligase: MDYKMQFAESLSNIFTNELTQKQILDLIETPKQDEFGDAAFPCFSLAKKYKKAPAIIAKEVAEKLNNPFFMKVEAVGPYVNVFFNRETVSDAVLKTVLAEKEEFGQNHFGCEKTVVIDYSSPNIAKPFSMGHLRSTMIGNSLKHIAEKCGYEVVGINYIGDWGTQFGKLITAYKKWGNEAVVKEDPIRELFKLYVQFHEEVKDDEELEEEGRAWFKKLEEGDEEAVELWNWFRHESLKEFSRIYELLGVEFTNFQGEAFYNNLMEDFIGILEEHELLEESEGALVVNLEEEGMPPCLIRKSDGATIYATRDLTAALYRQNTYGFDKALYVVGPEQSLHFNQFFTVLKKLGYTWVDGMEHVPFGFILKDGKKMSTRKGRVILLEEVLEEAIELAKQNIEEKNPNLKQKEVVAKQVGVGAVIFHDLKNERMHNIEFSLENMLKFEGETGPYVQYTHARACSILRKESVEFETCTFALKDDHSWSVVKLLNKFPQIIEAAFNKNEPSIISKYVLDVAQSFNKYYGNVRILEESKEKDSRLALVYAVTVVLKEGLRLLGVEAPEEM, from the coding sequence ATGGATTATAAAATGCAGTTTGCGGAAAGTTTATCTAATATTTTCACGAATGAACTAACGCAAAAACAAATTTTAGATTTAATTGAAACACCGAAACAAGATGAATTTGGAGATGCAGCGTTCCCATGCTTTTCATTAGCAAAGAAATACAAAAAAGCACCAGCTATTATCGCAAAGGAAGTTGCTGAGAAATTAAATAATCCGTTTTTTATGAAAGTAGAAGCCGTTGGTCCTTATGTAAATGTATTTTTCAATCGTGAAACTGTAAGTGATGCAGTATTAAAAACAGTTTTAGCGGAGAAAGAAGAGTTCGGTCAAAACCACTTTGGCTGTGAAAAAACAGTAGTAATTGATTATTCCTCTCCTAATATCGCGAAACCTTTTTCGATGGGGCATTTACGTTCTACAATGATAGGAAATTCGCTGAAACATATCGCTGAAAAATGTGGCTATGAAGTTGTAGGGATTAATTATATAGGAGATTGGGGAACACAGTTTGGAAAGTTAATTACGGCTTATAAAAAATGGGGAAATGAAGCAGTAGTTAAAGAAGATCCAATACGTGAGCTATTTAAGTTATATGTCCAATTCCATGAAGAGGTAAAAGACGACGAAGAACTAGAAGAAGAAGGACGTGCTTGGTTTAAGAAATTAGAAGAAGGTGATGAAGAAGCGGTAGAGCTTTGGAATTGGTTCCGTCATGAGTCCCTTAAAGAATTTTCTCGCATTTATGAACTTCTCGGCGTAGAATTTACTAATTTTCAGGGAGAAGCATTTTATAATAATTTAATGGAAGATTTTATTGGGATTTTAGAAGAACATGAGTTGCTTGAAGAATCAGAAGGTGCATTAGTCGTTAATTTAGAAGAAGAAGGAATGCCGCCTTGCTTAATTAGAAAATCAGATGGTGCGACGATTTATGCAACGCGTGACTTAACGGCAGCTTTATATCGTCAAAACACTTATGGGTTTGATAAAGCGTTATATGTTGTTGGTCCAGAACAAAGCTTACATTTCAATCAATTTTTCACCGTATTAAAAAAACTTGGCTATACTTGGGTTGATGGTATGGAACACGTACCGTTTGGCTTCATTTTAAAAGATGGTAAGAAAATGTCGACACGTAAAGGAAGAGTTATTTTACTTGAAGAAGTACTCGAAGAAGCAATCGAACTTGCAAAACAAAATATTGAAGAGAAAAATCCAAACTTAAAACAAAAAGAAGTAGTAGCAAAGCAAGTCGGTGTTGGTGCAGTCATCTTCCACGATTTAAAAAATGAGCGTATGCACAATATTGAATTCTCATTAGAAAACATGCTGAAATTTGAAGGAGAAACAGGCCCGTACGTACAGTACACACATGCACGTGCTTGTTCTATTTTAAGAAAAGAAAGTGTAGAATTTGAAACATGTACATTTGCTTTAAAAGACGATCATAGCTGGAGTGTCGTAAAATTACTAAATAAATTCCCGCAAATAATTGAAGCAGCTTTCAATAAAAATGAGCCATCGATTATTTCGAAATATGTATTAGATGTAGCACAATCATTCAATAAATATTACGGTAATGTTCGTATATTAGAAGAGAGCAAAGAAAAAGACAGCAGACTCGCATTGGTTTATGCTGTGACGGTTGTATTAAAAGAAGGCTTACGTTTACTTGGGGTGGAGGCACCTGAGGAAATGTAA
- a CDS encoding DUF2085 domain-containing protein → MIRTFILQIPCHRRLDRSFFKLQKYIPLCARCTGMLIGILMFPIYFYMTPSFLLAIILSFFAQMPLLIDGFTQKWKWRSSSNLLRITTGVLSGNGMGLFISSSVIWILS, encoded by the coding sequence TTGATTCGAACTTTTATTTTACAAATTCCTTGTCATAGAAGATTAGATAGGAGTTTTTTTAAACTACAAAAGTACATACCTTTATGTGCGCGTTGTACAGGCATGCTTATTGGTATTTTAATGTTTCCAATTTATTTTTATATGACACCTTCATTTCTTTTGGCAATCATACTATCATTTTTCGCTCAAATGCCGTTACTTATCGATGGGTTCACCCAAAAGTGGAAATGGAGAAGTAGCTCAAATTTGCTAAGAATAACTACTGGTGTATTAAGCGGTAATGGTATGGGATTATT